The Odocoileus virginianus isolate 20LAN1187 ecotype Illinois chromosome 2, Ovbor_1.2, whole genome shotgun sequence genomic interval aagcaattttaaaaacacatattacACATGCAATAACATGGAAGGATCACAAAAGCATTACACTATGAAAAAAGTCAAGTTAAAtatgtgattccacttacatgacattctggaaaaggcaaaatcataGGCACAAAAATCAGATAAGTGGTTGCCAGGAACTGGTGTAGGGGAAGGGACTAAATAAAAATGGGCATGAGCAAAATTTTAGGGTGATGGAAGTGTTCTGTTTCTTGCTTATGATGGTAATTACTACAAGACTATATGTATTAAAATTCATCTAACTATATacttgtggtgttagagaagactcttgagagtcccttggactgcaaggagatccaaccagtcaatcctttttcttttttcaaccagtcaatgctaaaggaaatcaaccctgaatattcattggaaggacagatgctgaagctgaagctccaatactttggccatctgatacgaagaatggactcactggaaaagaccctgatgcagcgaaagactgaaggcaggaggagaaggggacaacagaggatgagatggttggatggcatcactgactcagtggacatgagtttgagcaagctccggcagtgatgaacagggaagcccggtgtgctgcagtccatggggttgcaaagagttggacacaactgaatgactgaactgaaatgaactgaactatacactttaaaGGGGTGGGATTTATTGtttgtgaattatacctcaataaatattattaaatgagGCAATTTACATGTTAGCATCCAGCACACTGAAATAGAGGTTTACCCTTGAGCACAGCAAGGACCTAAAAGGGTTGTTTCAAGAAATAGATTCTGTCCACAATCCATAAAACTATGCCATATAAAACCCTTTAGGGTTTCCAAAGCCATTCTCTCCTCAATGTTACATTCCCTTCTGATTAGTTTAGGTTCACTAAGGCCTCCTGTATTCTTAATTATAATAAACAATCCTGGGTTCCTCAAAATTGAGTTAGGACCTAAAGATGAGAAGACACAAGACTAAGAAAAGGCCATAATCAAGCTCAGTACTAACCATTCTTGTGGAAGGCCAGGAACTCTCAATGTATGGAACTCCTTCCTGGTGCTATATCCTTTACCATTTCCTCTCCCCGCTATTACTGGCTGCATGGTTAAAGTCTCTCAATAACAGAAAGCTCCCAGGCAAACAATGAGAGGATAAGCAGTTGTTCTGTTAATCATGAGTCACCTCAGCCACCTCTCACCTCTGTGGTCAATATCATCAGTATCACTGTCTGCTTCCTCATCCTCTTCATCCAAGGTTCCCCGAGTCAGGATCAAATCAGAAGGGTCCAGCACAGGAGATGAGCTCCCTGCATGTAAAATACTATCAGCAGCATATCAGGAACACAGGCCTCTTCAAAAGGGTAATTTTGAATCAGTAAGTAACTATGATTAAAAATTGGCAGGATGAAAGTGATCATGATAAAATGCAGGATCTTCTCTCTTTTAAATGTACTATTCATACCATTAAACATTTCTACACTAGTTTATTTCACAAAGTGCCAGTAACCCAAGAGGTCTCATTTTTAAGTTGAGGAAAAACTCAACTCTCAAGAAGTTTGTCTTAGTAGTAATGTCATTTGTTTTTACTAGCTCTCAGCTTGAAagcagctatggtttttcctatgaAGGCTAAAGACATGTGAGTAGACCCAGTGTGCTGGTAAGTCCAGCATAAAAGTGTGGAGTGATCAGGAAACTTCCTGATGGAAATTTAAGTTCAGAGATGGTCTGAAGAGAACAGAAGGTGAAATGACAGAGGAGCTGAGTATTTTTCAAGAAAAGGAGAATTTATGATAAAacccctccagaaagcaggcatagaaggaacatacctcagcataataaaagccatatatgaatgataaacccacagcaaacattatcctcaatggttaaaaattgaaagcatttcccctaaagtcaggaacaagacaaaggtgcccactctcaccactactatttaacatagttttggaagttttagccacagcaatcagagaggaaaaagaaataaaaggaatccagattggaaaagaagaagtaaaactctcactgtttccagatgacatgatcctctacatagaaaaccctaaagactccaccaaaagattactagagctaatcaatgaatatagtaaagttgcaggatattaaattaacatacagaaatcccttgcattcctatacattaacaatgagaaaacagagaaattaaggaaacaactccaatcaccattgcaacaaaaggaataaaatacttaggaataaatctacctaaagaaacaaaagacctatacatagaaaactataaaacactgatgaaagaaatcaaagatgacacaaatagatggagaaatataccatgttcacagatcggaagaatcaatatagtgaaaatgagtatactacccaaagcaatctatagattcaatgcaatctctatcaagctaccaatggtatttttcatagaactagaacaaataatttcacaatttgtaatggaaattaaaaaagcctcgaatagccaaagcaatcttgagaaagaagaatggaactggaggaatcaacctgcctgacttcagactatactacaaagctaaagtcatcaagacagtatggtactggcacaaagtcAGAAATAGAGATCAGtgggacaaaatagaaagcccagagataaatccaaacacctatggacaccttatctttgacaaaggaggcaagaatatacaatggagaaaagacaatctctttaacaagtggtgctggggaaactggtcaaccacttgaaaaagaatgaaaatagaacactttctaacaccatacacaaaaataaactcaaaatggattaaaaatctaaacgtaagaccataaatctataaaacttctagaggaaaacataggcaaaacactctttgacataaatcacacatAAATCACACATAaatctatgacccacctcccagagtaatggaaataaaagcaaagaaaaacaaacgggacctaattaaacttaaaagcttttgcacaacgaaggaaactataagcaaggtaaaaagacagccttcaaaatgggagaaaataatagcaaatgaagcaactgataaagaattaatctcaaaaatatacaagcagctcctgcagctcaattccagaaaaataaacgacccaatcaaaaaatgggccaaagaactaaacagacatttctccaaagaagacatacagatggctaacaaacacatgaaaagatgctcaacatcactcattatcagagaaatgcaaatcaaaaccacagtgaggtaccatctcacgccagtcaggatggctgctatcaaaaagtctacaagcaataaatgctggagagggtgtggagaaataggaaccctcttacactgttggtgggaaagcaaactagtacagccaactacagagaacagtatggagattccttaaaaaactggaaatagaactgccatatgacccagcaatcccacttctgggtatacacaccaaggaaaccagaattaaaagagacacgtgtactccaatgttcatcgcagcactgtttacaatagccaggacatggaagcaacctagatgtacatcagcacatgaatggataacaaagctgtggtacatatacatgatggaatattactcagccattaaaaagaatgcatttgaatcagttctaatgaggtggatgaaactgcggcctactatacagagtgaagtaagtcagaaagaaaaacacaaacactgtatactaacgcatatatatggagtttagaaagatggtaatgatgaccctatatgtgagacagcaaaagagacacaggagtaaagaacagtcttttggactctgggagaagaggatgggatgatttgagagagtagggttgaaacatgtatattatcatatgtgaagtggaTCACTGGACCAGGTTCGatgtatgagacagggtgctcagggctggtgcactgggatgaccctgggggatggaacggggaaggaagtgggaggggggttctggatggggaacacatgtttCCCACTGTTCCACGGCTGATTcgtgttaatgtatggcaaaaaccactacaatattataaagtaattatcctccaattaaattaattaattttaaaagaaaaataggaggaaaaaatgtaaaactgaataTACTAATAGAAGTAAGCTCCCTACACAGAGAAACTAAGTAAGGGCTGAGCTCCAATAATCAGGAGAAAGTCTAATCAAGTGGGTTTGAGTCCTGAGCAGAGGATTCAGCTTGTTAGGGAATGGTCTCTAGGAGAACCTAACATCAAGCCATGTAACCTAAGGCCATGGGATGTCATGACCACTCCCTCTTCAGGAGCCTAAAAGGTTAAAAAAGCTCAGTTGGGAAACATGGGTGGCCAATTACTTGTTGGATCTAGGATTTACCTAAATTGATTGACAGATATGAAATACCACATTTActttatccttttctctttctctcccttaaaTCCAAACACCTAACTACTAAGTGGAGATAACTGTACCCTTCTTTTAGTTCCTAACACCAGAAGACCCTCCAGTACCTGCGGCAATTCCTGTGTCCAAGGCTACAGAGCCCATATCTTTCTGGAGGCGTTCCAGTTGTTCTTTCTGCTGCTGGCTCTGTGCACTGGCCtattatacacagaaaaatatgtcattatattaaaaaagaaggcCCAAGTTAGATGCCAGACTTCTAATGGAAATGACAAATTATACAAATACTAGAGGCTACTTAAACAATGAGGGAAATAAGGGATGAATGATGACAGAAACACTAAGCAGTGTGGGCCCATATTAGCATAAATTCATTCCAAAGGGCTCTGCAGACTGTATGAGAGGTTTCAGAAACTGGACACAGAATCTTCAAAAGAACCCTCAAGTATACATAGCAGGAAGGCTGAATGATAAGATGTCCAATGGAGCCAATGGGGACAGGACACCTGATCATTTGGGGTAAGAGTTATGAACTACCTCTCTGTTCTTAAACAAAATTCTACAACAGCCTTTAAATTGACCTTGGAGTCAGGGTAGAGGTGTAGCACTAGAAGGGCTCAGCACATATAACAGGATAAACCTAATTTTTATTACTtcaaatttagagaagaaaaaaaggtcTTTCTGCATCCAGACAGCATACATACAAATTTACAGATCAAATTAACAAGTATCTAAAAGATACATTATATCTAAAAGATCCATGTATCCTTCACAAGtatctaagtgaaagtgaaagtcgctcagtcgcgtctgattctttgcaaccccatggactatacagtccatggaattctccaggccacaacactggagtgggtagcctttcccttctccaggggatcttcccaacccagagatcgaacccaagtctcctgcggaTTCTTgtaggcggattccttaccagctgagctacaaggaaagccgtTACAAGTATCTAAAGgataaaccaaaacaaaatcacTTAGGATAGAAGGATTAGGACATAGTTTGAGACTGTTTTTTAGTAGCCCTAAAACACAAACAGCCTCTTATCTTACCAGTGATTTCTTCAGACGTTCATATTCAGGACGATACTCTCTGGAAAGAGAAACACTCTAAATCCCTTTGATTAATAATTTATCATGTTACCTCTATTTTCCTAGTATTTTGATGATAACAAAAGATCTTATGTCACCAAACATCAGATGTAACAAATCTTAAGTCACTAAGACTCTATCCTTAAGGAATTAAAAGCAAGGTGCATGCCCCCCACCCTGAAACCAGCAGAGACAAAAGACTGActgctgagctgggaagatccaaCTCTGGAGAGACCATGACTGATGAGTTCATCATACACTTGGATGAACATGAATAAAAGATGTTTAAATGATGAGTAAAAGAAGCTAGGCCTACTCAGGAAGCCCAGTATATAAATTATGTCATTCATCTGGGCAACAATGAAAGGATACAGAAAAGAGTCTATCCTGAGGCTTTGATaacacttgcaaaaaaaaaaaaaacccacaaccctTGTCTGATGAACAAAAAATAATGTCTGAAAATATTAATGTGGCTACTAGGATCGTACTAAGTATGAAGCTTGCTAGAAAGCAGCCAGTTATCAGACCTAAGGGAAGTGTATAGGTGCTCTGACTCCACTTTCCTTTAGATAAATGGAACTCCAGTATTAACCACAACAACAGTTATAACAATCATTTATAAAGAAACATGCTTTCATTGTGTCGGCAATTATGCTAGGTGCTTTAGGTCTATCATCTCAAATAATCTCAAATAATCCTCACAATGACCAACCTTAACAATAAATGCTACAGTTACTCACTTATTAAACGAAGGAAAAAGAAGTCTAACTCATGTctatctgactccaaagtctatGTTCTTAATCGGGGGTCAACAAATGTGGCAAAcaggccaaatccagcccactgtctatttttataaataaagtcttattggaacacagccacacccaatTGTTTAGGAATTGTCTATAGGTGCTTTTGCACTACAATGATAGAGTTATTACAGTCcacaaagcaaaaaatatttaatatctgacTTTTACAATACCTGATGACTCCTGTTCTTCATCATTCAATAAAGTGAAGATTTTATATtattgtgggggttttttttgtttttttttttaaactaatgggTACTTGTTAACCCTAAATGTGATGACACCCGGTACACATCTACATGGAAAATATAATACAAACATGAAAACTGAAACATTTTGTCTGAAAAAACTGCTGTCATATCAGAATTGTGAGTAACTAAGAATGCCAtcaataaaatgttcttttatcCTCACCTTTCATATTCTTCTGTGGCACTGGAAACTTGCACGAAGAGTTCTTCTAATCCTGTACCCAGAACAGCAGACACACCCACCACCTGCCAAAAGCATCATTAATGCCACTGAGGAAACAACTGCATATTTTTAAACAGTGTACATTATTTGGTTCAAATTTCATAAAATCTTCATAGAAGAAGTTTGGAAGTTAAGAAGTCCCTGGCAAAGAATGATGCTAAAACAATACAGAACAGCATGCTTACTCAAAagtcatggaaataaaaattttttaattttttaagtttaaaagtcATGGTAATAAGTCCATGGAAAgtagagaagtgaaaaaagaaaatgaggaccAAACAAGCAGCAGTTCTTTTCATCTGTTCCCTATCACATCaaaccacagtctgttctctataaaAATTAGTATCTCAATGTTTTTGCTTGGACAGTGAACATACTCCTTGCTACCCACACCCTCTTTTCCTTATACAAATCTTACCCTTCCTTCAAAGCACACCTATATGTGCTATATCCTCCAAAATCCCTCATTTCAAAAGTGATCTACCACCTAACCACTATCAGGCCAACTTTTAATCTTTCCTAATATATCACAATATAAGTTACATTACATTGTATTTCAACTCTGTGTTTAGCCTTCTTTCCTAACTAGACCATAAACTCTCTGAAAGTAGGGTCTCtatcatatttatcttttaaatctccAGTTTTTAATAAGCAATGCCTTATAAATTACTTTTCATAAAGTAATGAACTTCCTCTCCAAAGATATGTTCAAAGCCAGCCCTTTGGATTAATAGATTAACTGGAGAGATGGACAGCATAAGCAAGAGAGAAAGTTTACCCTGAGTGAGCTGTAAAACTCATCTAACACCAGGCTCATTGAACGAGTCAGGTTACTGACGTATGTAGTCTCTTGATTCAAGGCATCTTGGAAAGCCTCAAAATCCTGCATCCATTCCACAGCAAAGCTGTGGTCAATGATGTCAGTCTGTACCAGAGAGAAGACAGTTATCAGCAACCAGAGATGAGGTCAGACCCCAAACaatgggaatttttattttttaaaactaattttttaattaaaatttttatttacttatttttaatttaaaaaattttaaaacttttggccACATTCCACAGCATGTTCCTgtgtcttagttccctgaccagggactgaacccatgacccctgcagtggaagtgtggagtcttaaccactggaccatcagggaagttcctcctcccaatttcttttaattaagtGGTAACAACAAAGAGCAAtcattcatatattttccttctctgcttcccccatttcctcctccactgaAACAAGCCACAAAGAGCCAAGACTGCTGTGCagtataaataattaaatgaagatCTGTATATTCCAGGTTAAAACAGACCCTTCACTATCCACTGCCAAGTGACCATGGCCACAGTGGAGGCCAGCATTTTCCAGGCTCCAAAGTCAAGTACACAGTCTCTTGCATTCTGGCCAACAACCAACCACAGAgaagttttggttttgttttaattgcCACTCTCCATAGACTGGCAGGCCCTCCACCATTTACACAGTCCTGATCTTGAGAGATAACCCATATGCTGTGGACCAGGAGCTACTCTATTTAGCCTAAATTAACCTTGGAGAAGAATCAGTGACATATATTCATTCAATTTAATTGAGTCCATTTCTGAGAAGTGCTCACAACTTTGCTTTCAGTTAGCTTAAATCTGCTCTCTAGCATCTGAAATCATCCTTCTCACCTAACCAAACTTCTAACACAAGGTtctgatgaaaagaaatattcaggCAAGACAGGAAGAAGACTCCACTTACTTTATTCATGACCACAATAAAAGGCAGCTTGGTTTTGTATAAGATGCTGAAAATCAAATATGAAGGCATTATTAGTAAAAGCACTTAAGCTCCTGCTTGCGTTATTAATCCAATGGAACTGAGTAATTAAAAGGGAGAGGAGTTCAGACTCTAAATACAGGTATCCATTTTCACACAGCACTCACGTGTGTTCCCATCCCAAGCAGTAAACCACTACCACTAAGCaaataacacacatacacactctcctATTCTTGGAGTAATAATGCTTTGGTACTGATCCTgggtatgtttatgtgtgtgtgtgtgtgtgtgttttcaccaAATTAACTGTTTAATAAACAGTTACTATGAAGACAAAATCATGCTATCAAACATCAGATTTCTATTTGGACCAGGATTTCTTGTGTTTAACAGGAAGGAACATCCCTGGTCACATTAGAAGAGACAAACTGGAGTGCTTGCTTTTTGCAAATGCCTAAAATTAAACTCAGTGTTAATAATGGCCCACCTTGCTCCTAGGTCTAACACACTAATAGCCTAGTAGGAGATGCCCTTCCTCTCCTAATAGCACCACACTTGAGAAAATATGTGCATGCAGAGTCACAGATGAATCTTTAATTCAGTCTCTCCTCATGTTATAATCTCATTTTTCCtagcacaaaaaaaaaagaaaaagcatttagaCCAGAGCCTCTATTCTATTCAGAATTGGATTTCATTCAACTGGGGCAATGCATTTACCAGAAGGTGCATTTTCATTCATCACCTATTCTGTAATAAGCAAAGGGGAAAGATGACCAGGGGCTGATGCCAAGGCATATGCGCTTTTCTTCCCTCACCAACCCAGAGCCACTAAAGAGGGTGTGGGCAGCACAAACTGAGAGGGAAGCACTCAGGActcaaaaatgaaggaaaagaacaagtGGAGACTTCACTTCTTGACACAATACTATGCTCAACAATAATGCATTACCTGCAGGCATAGAGCATATTGGACATGAAGGTCACTGGGTTGGTACTTCGAGATGTGTCCATTACATAAATGACAATCGTTGGAAACGAGGATGCCTAAAGCCACAGAATAATCACAGCTTTAGTCAAAAGGTCCTTGACCTGTCCCCAAACTCTTCTCCTACCCTCTGTGGAGAGGAAGAACCACTTTAGGAGGGTGTGCAGAGCTCTATGACTCTATCCCACATAAGTTCCCAGGCAGAAAGATGAAGTTTTTCTTGTCTGGCTCTCTACTTAACCCTCAGTAACAAGTCCTAGAATACTTACCAGGGCCTCAGTGATAATTGTCCCAGAAGCTGACCATGTGAATACCTCAATCTGTCCAGGTGTGTCAATTAAGACATACCTGTGTCAAAAAAGATCATAAAAGAAGTTTTTATTTGTGCACTCTGAAAGATATTCCAGACCACAAAACATTAACATCTGGGCATTTAAGACAAGAAATAACCTCCCATGCCAAGTCTCACGTCTTCCCATTGCCATTAAAGTGAAGACCACATTCCCCCAGGCTTTGGTCAGGGTCCAGTATTCAGGTTCATTGGCAGGAGCAGCAATACATCAGTGCTGCAgtcacagaggaaactggcagttTTAGAAACACACTGCATTAAAAATGAGAGATAACCAAAACCAGTATGTAAatctcttgggaaacctgtatacTTAGCAGTGGGGTTGGAGGAAAAtggagggaaaggagaaagagaaaaagaagaaggtgGTAACTAAAGAAGAGGGTCTCCGCTTGAGGGGATGCAATGTTCTAAACTTGTGGTGATGGCTGTACAATTCTATAACTACCATAAAAGCCACAGAATTGCACAATTAAAATGGGTAAAGTGTATGGCACATGAactataactcaataaagctgtttgtgaaaaagaacaaagattcaCTCATACATGGACAATTAACTGacaacaaaggagccaagaacatacaatggagaaagggaaGTCTCTTCAAGAAATGGTGTTAGGAAAATCAGTCATATGCAAGAGAATGAAACCAGACCActccacacacaaaaatgaactcaaaatggatgaaagacttgaatgtaacacctgaaagaaaacagaggcagtAGCCTCAATGTCATCTGTCTTTGTGAAGTTTTTGGGGATCAGACACcaaaagcaaggaaatcaaaagcaaaaataaaagatgagacTACATCAAAtgaaaaagcttctgcacagcaaaggaaaacatcatCGAAACTAAaaggtgggaattccctggtggtccagtggttaggacttggcgctttcactgcgGTGGCCCAGGGTTCAatacctggctggggaactaagatcccacaagtcactgGGCATGgctaaaacaaaacccaaagacaacctactgaacagcagaaaatgtttgcaaatcacgTCTGATTAGGGATTggtatccaaaatacataaagaacacaCACAATTCACAAACAACATGATTTATAAATGAGAGAGGATCTAATatgtagacatttctccaaagaagatacacagatggtcaataggcacatgaaaagatgttcaacatcactaattactaaggaaatgcaaatcaaaaccacagtgaaatgtcacctcacacttgttagaatggctCTTATCGAATACATAACAAAGAACAAGTGTTGAAGCAGatgtacagaaaaagaaacactcgtacactgttagtgggagtataaactggtacagcccctatgaaaaacagtaggaagattcctcaaaaactgAAGGGTAGAGCTACCATATATGATTCAgtgattccacttctgggtatttatccaaagaatataaaaacactaattagaaaaaatatacacacccatacgttcattgcagcactatgtaCTACACCCAAGACCCAGAAGCAACTTAACTGTTCAccgatggatggatggataaagaagacatggtatacTCATAGTAGAAAACTATTTAGCcatacaaaaagaatgaaatcttgccatttgtgacaacatggatgacaCTAAGTAAAACAAATCAGAAGCAAAAAGACAACTATTGTACAATTTCACTCATAggtggaaaaaagagagagaatgaaacaaagagaaaagaaaaccaaccaaAAGCAagttcacagatacagagaacaaatcagTGGTTACCAGATGGGAAAGGGGTTGTGGGTGGGTCACAGAGGTGAAAGGGATCAACTGTATGGTGAGAGATGATAGCTGGCCTTTGGGGGTGATCACTCTGTAGTGTACACAGATGTTAAATTATAATGTGTACtggaaacttattttaaaaaaaaaaaaagcaaaaaattcaaatagacatttctccaaatatataCCAATAGCTAAGAAGTACActaaaaggtgctcaacatcattaatcatttagGAAATATATATCATAACACAAGGTGACACCACTTAATACCCATTAAGATGGCTCTAATCGAAAACAGTAATAAGTACTGATAAGTATGTATAGAAAATGGAACCCTCAATGCATGTATGTTATAAAATGGTGCCTGCAGCCACCAGGAGCTTGGAGGAACAGGGAATAGAATGAACGCTAATGAGAATGGGGTTCTTTtggagatgaaaatgttctgaaatcagGTGATTATGATCaatgcacaactctgtgaatataccaaaAACCACTAAACTGTATACTTTTAAAGAGTGCACTTTATGGTCTGTGAATTCATACTGTAACAAagctgttactttaaaaaaactactaaaaaaaagtaaataaaataaaaataaaaaaattaaaaaactactCCTATATGATCCTTTTTTTGTAAAAACACCTTATCCAGCCATCCTTCTATCTATGTACATATAAATAGAAACACCTGGGATGAGAAATCACTGCTACTATATCCTCATAGtagcaataatgataataatgattgTTATTTCTAATGATAAGAAGGATGATAGCTTCCTATTTTAAATCTATGCATGGTAGGAAATATTCACAGTAATGTCTATACTCTTTttacaaaaacaataaattatcttcctttcttttaaaaaagcaaacctaTTAAAAATTTAACAACAGTTAATCATAGACAATGATAATAAGAATATTactctattttatgttttaatactttttaaattaagaaatagtCTCTCTGAATCATGTGAATTATATTACTTTAAATAAGGATTAGAAAGGTATCTCAGAGCCTTTAATGCTAATAAGTAAGAGAAggcaactgaacaagtgagtTGACTCAAATTCTAAAGATACCTCCTAAGAAGCCAGAACCATATTCCAAAGTGATTGGGGGTGCGATTCTATTAAACCGAGCTCCACA includes:
- the GPN1 gene encoding GPN-loop GTPase 1 isoform X2, yielding MKFPFLPILVMKFIEKAQNMSKYVLIDTPGQIEVFTWSASGTIITEALASSFPTIVIYVMDTSRSTNPVTFMSNMLYACSILYKTKLPFIVVMNKTDIIDHSFAVEWMQDFEAFQDALNQETTYVSNLTRSMSLVLDEFYSSLRVVGVSAVLGTGLEELFVQVSSATEEYEREYRPEYERLKKSLASAQSQQQKEQLERLQKDMGSVALDTGIAAGSSSPVLDPSDLILTRGTLDEEDEEADSDTDDIDHRVTEESREEPAFQNFMQESMAQYWKKNTK
- the GPN1 gene encoding GPN-loop GTPase 1 isoform X1 yields the protein MAAPAAATESQASGGPQPPACLLVLGMAGSGKTTFVQRLTGYLHSQGCPPYVINLDPAVHEVPFPANIDIRDTVKYKEVMKQYGLGPNGGIVTSLNLFATRFDQVMKFIEKAQNMSKYVLIDTPGQIEVFTWSASGTIITEALASSFPTIVIYVMDTSRSTNPVTFMSNMLYACSILYKTKLPFIVVMNKTDIIDHSFAVEWMQDFEAFQDALNQETTYVSNLTRSMSLVLDEFYSSLRVVGVSAVLGTGLEELFVQVSSATEEYEREYRPEYERLKKSLASAQSQQQKEQLERLQKDMGSVALDTGIAAGSSSPVLDPSDLILTRGTLDEEDEEADSDTDDIDHRVTEESREEPAFQNFMQESMAQYWKKNTK